One segment of Nostoc piscinale CENA21 DNA contains the following:
- a CDS encoding GNAT family N-acetyltransferase, whose protein sequence is MVEQLKPRYSVAWINKIAEVPQSAWDALALSLKTPFLEWQWLKNLETSHSATDKTGWLPNHLTLWRDKTLIAAAPLYLKGHSYGEFVFDHQWAELSDRIGVQYYPKLLGMAPFTPAEGYRFLIAPGEDEDEITAMMVHEIDSFCNKYRISGCHFLYVDPEWRPVLERNGFSSWLHHSYIWENTGFNNFDDYLGVFNANQRRNIKRERKAVEKAGLRLQPITGDEIPKSLFPLMYQFYADTCDKFGWWGSKYLTKQFFEQLHTDYRHRVVFFAAYSEHDNRHPVGMSFCLYKDDRLYGRYWGSFQEIDCLHFDACYYTPIEWAIANNIKLFDPGAGGRHKKRRGFPATPNYSLHRFYNHRLAQILLPYIKEVNQLEQQEIASINEEMPFSQKVHDK, encoded by the coding sequence ATGGTGGAACAACTTAAGCCGCGCTATTCTGTTGCCTGGATTAACAAAATTGCTGAAGTCCCGCAAAGTGCCTGGGATGCTTTAGCACTGTCCTTGAAAACTCCGTTCTTGGAATGGCAATGGTTAAAAAATTTGGAAACTTCCCATAGTGCTACAGACAAAACTGGTTGGTTGCCAAATCACTTAACTTTGTGGCGAGACAAAACCTTGATTGCAGCTGCGCCTTTATATTTAAAAGGTCATAGTTATGGTGAATTTGTTTTTGATCATCAATGGGCAGAATTAAGCGATCGCATCGGTGTGCAGTATTATCCTAAACTCTTGGGTATGGCTCCCTTTACCCCGGCTGAAGGTTATCGATTCTTAATCGCGCCAGGAGAAGATGAAGACGAAATCACCGCCATGATGGTGCATGAAATTGACAGTTTTTGCAATAAATACCGGATTTCTGGGTGTCACTTTCTTTATGTTGATCCCGAATGGCGACCAGTTCTGGAACGGAACGGGTTTAGTTCTTGGTTACACCACAGCTATATTTGGGAAAATACCGGATTTAATAATTTTGATGATTACTTAGGAGTTTTCAATGCCAATCAGCGCCGGAATATCAAGCGGGAACGGAAAGCCGTGGAAAAGGCGGGTTTAAGACTACAGCCAATTACTGGTGATGAAATTCCTAAATCTTTGTTTCCCTTGATGTACCAATTTTACGCTGATACTTGTGATAAGTTTGGCTGGTGGGGCAGCAAGTATTTAACAAAGCAATTTTTTGAACAGCTACACACCGATTATCGCCATCGGGTGGTGTTTTTTGCCGCCTATAGCGAACATGATAATCGTCACCCAGTGGGGATGTCTTTTTGCCTTTACAAAGACGATAGATTGTATGGGCGTTATTGGGGGAGTTTTCAAGAAATCGATTGCCTGCATTTTGATGCTTGTTATTACACACCAATTGAGTGGGCGATCGCCAACAATATCAAATTATTTGATCCCGGTGCAGGTGGTAGACACAAAAAACGGCGCGGCTTTCCGGCTACACCCAATTACAGCCTACATCGCTTTTACAACCACCGTTTGGCGCAAATTTTACTTCCATATATCAAAGAAGTCAATCAGTTAGAACAGCAGGAAATTGCCTCCATTAATGAGGAAATGCCGTTTAGTCAGAAAGTCCACGATAAATGA
- a CDS encoding TIGR04255 family protein, with protein MQARKHYSRAPVTEALIDIQVQLPQEVKLDILAQVYSSIQTEYSKREEMFVLQGEMTAAGASVGATASQSQIGYMAFSNEQKQILQVRLNGFTFSRLAPYDCWETFRDEAKRLWSIYQSLTYPAAITRLAVRYINRLDIPLPVSDLKNYLRTFPEVSSDLPQGLSGYFMQLQIPQEQLETMLVLNQALVPPPAPNFISILLDLDLFLERDIPKDEIKLWEIVEQMHEQKNNAFEACITEQTRELIK; from the coding sequence ATGCAAGCACGAAAACACTACTCACGCGCCCCAGTTACAGAAGCATTGATTGATATACAAGTTCAACTTCCACAAGAAGTTAAACTTGACATTTTGGCGCAGGTGTATTCAAGCATTCAAACTGAGTACTCCAAACGTGAGGAAATGTTTGTATTACAAGGAGAAATGACTGCTGCTGGTGCTAGTGTTGGAGCAACAGCAAGTCAATCTCAAATCGGCTATATGGCCTTCAGTAACGAGCAAAAACAAATTCTTCAAGTGCGTTTGAACGGCTTCACCTTCAGTCGGCTTGCTCCCTACGACTGCTGGGAAACTTTTCGAGATGAAGCAAAGCGACTGTGGAGTATATATCAATCCTTAACATATCCAGCAGCCATTACTCGGTTAGCAGTGAGGTACATTAACAGGCTAGATATTCCCCTACCTGTTAGTGATTTAAAAAATTATTTAAGGACATTTCCTGAAGTTTCCTCTGATTTGCCGCAAGGATTAAGTGGCTACTTTATGCAGCTACAAATTCCTCAAGAACAACTAGAAACAATGCTTGTTCTCAATCAAGCATTAGTTCCTCCTCCAGCACCTAATTTTATTTCTATATTGTTAGATTTAGACCTATTTCTAGAACGGGATATTCCAAAAGATGAAATAAAACTTTGGGAGATTGTGGAACAAATGCACGAACAAAAGAACAACGCTTTTGAAGCTTGCATTACAGAACAAACAAGGGAGTTGATTAAGTAA
- a CDS encoding tetratricopeptide repeat protein: MYKHHQIRQWYCGFPQMAFHQVINWRKSHLTIISAASAFLVLAAPSIMNLPGSKLLAENVISQDLDAAIFYQKGVTLYNRKDLDGAESAFRQALERDPNIGMARNYLGNILLRQNRLDAAVQEYGEAIRMNPNQSEVYYNLGLALQRQGQKEAAVTAYRQAIVIDPKIATAQYNLGVLLHELGQPQEAIAAYQQAANLDSGNENTFFNLAIALQEQGKLEDAIAAYRQVIQLNPKNTVAYNNMAGLLVVQGQTAEAINVYKQAIRQNSKDAVAYHNLGITLYNQGELKKANAALKNALNNYRTQGNTEQTAKVEQLMQQITQQIAQLKLQEQQQRQAGKKPAPTENVATPEQPTPATPGETPATPGDVPVSFGQPSK, encoded by the coding sequence ATGTATAAACACCATCAAATTCGTCAGTGGTATTGCGGCTTTCCTCAGATGGCGTTTCACCAAGTAATTAATTGGCGGAAATCGCATTTAACAATCATCTCAGCGGCCTCGGCGTTTTTGGTGTTGGCTGCACCATCAATCATGAATTTACCGGGAAGTAAGTTACTAGCAGAGAATGTCATCTCCCAAGATTTGGATGCAGCTATTTTTTACCAAAAAGGAGTAACGTTATATAATCGCAAAGATTTAGACGGTGCGGAATCAGCCTTCCGTCAAGCATTGGAACGTGATCCAAATATTGGGATGGCGCGGAATTATTTGGGGAATATTCTCTTAAGACAAAATCGCCTGGATGCAGCAGTGCAAGAATATGGTGAGGCGATTAGAATGAACCCCAACCAAAGCGAGGTTTATTACAATTTAGGGTTAGCGTTACAACGACAAGGACAGAAAGAAGCTGCTGTTACTGCTTATCGCCAAGCTATAGTTATAGATCCCAAAATAGCAACAGCCCAGTACAACTTGGGTGTATTGTTACATGAACTAGGACAACCACAAGAAGCGATCGCAGCTTATCAACAAGCGGCTAATCTAGATAGCGGTAATGAGAATACCTTTTTTAACTTAGCTATCGCGCTGCAAGAACAAGGAAAATTAGAAGATGCGATCGCAGCTTATCGTCAAGTTATTCAACTCAACCCCAAAAATACTGTCGCTTACAATAATATGGCTGGTTTGCTAGTAGTCCAAGGGCAGACAGCTGAGGCAATAAATGTTTATAAACAAGCTATTCGCCAAAACTCTAAAGATGCCGTAGCTTACCATAACTTAGGCATCACTTTATACAATCAGGGCGAACTCAAAAAAGCAAATGCAGCCTTGAAAAATGCGCTAAATAACTATCGCACACAAGGTAATACCGAACAAACTGCCAAAGTTGAACAACTAATGCAGCAAATTACCCAGCAAATTGCCCAACTGAAATTACAAGAACAACAACAGCGTCAAGCTGGCAAAAAGCCTGCACCAACTGAGAATGTAGCAACACCAGAACAACCCACCCCCGCAACACCGGGCGAAACACCAGCCACACCTGGAGATGTGCCGGTTTCTTTTGGACAACCGAGTAAATAA
- the queA gene encoding tRNA preQ1(34) S-adenosylmethionine ribosyltransferase-isomerase QueA, whose protein sequence is MEPAITKENFNKVTDTGVEDRQLDCSLTGYDYILPPELIAQNPVVPRDSSRLLVINSTATGNNLAPLHHIFRDLPELLHPGDLLVMNNTKVIPARLYGNKSTGAEIEVLLLEERQNNCWLALVKPGKRFKLGSHIIFSGKNSSTPQLTATVLENDAATGGRLLQFDVPPGKSLVELLDNFGEIPLPPYITTTAAADEQYQTVYAKQPGAIAAPTAGLHFTPELLKKLRDRNIHQAFVTLHVGVGTFRPVEVEDVTTHEMHEEWIEVPAVTVEQIRATKAAGGRIIAVGTTVVRSLEGAAQSGELQPFCGKTNLFIYPGYQWRVVDGLITNFHLPRSSLLMLVSALIGRPRLLQIYQEAIASRYRFYSFGDAMLILPEGREKYEV, encoded by the coding sequence ATGGAGCCAGCAATAACAAAAGAAAATTTTAATAAAGTTACAGATACAGGAGTAGAAGACAGACAGTTAGATTGTTCCTTAACTGGCTATGACTACATACTACCGCCAGAACTAATTGCTCAAAATCCGGTAGTTCCCAGAGATAGTTCTCGCTTATTAGTCATCAACTCTACCGCTACAGGTAACAATTTAGCCCCGCTACACCACATCTTCCGCGATTTGCCAGAACTCCTGCACCCTGGGGATTTGTTGGTGATGAATAATACAAAAGTTATCCCCGCCAGACTGTACGGGAATAAATCTACAGGTGCAGAAATTGAAGTATTACTGTTAGAAGAGAGGCAAAATAACTGTTGGTTAGCTTTAGTCAAACCAGGAAAGCGGTTTAAATTAGGCTCACATATTATTTTCTCTGGTAAAAATTCCTCTACTCCCCAATTAACAGCTACAGTTTTAGAAAATGATGCGGCGACTGGTGGGCGGTTGTTGCAGTTTGATGTACCGCCAGGAAAATCTTTGGTAGAACTGTTAGATAATTTTGGTGAAATTCCTTTACCACCTTATATCACCACCACAGCCGCAGCTGATGAACAATATCAGACAGTCTATGCCAAACAACCAGGTGCGATCGCAGCACCCACGGCTGGGTTACACTTTACTCCAGAATTACTCAAAAAATTGCGCGATCGCAATATCCATCAGGCATTTGTAACGCTGCATGTTGGTGTCGGTACATTTCGCCCTGTGGAAGTGGAAGATGTCACCACCCACGAAATGCACGAAGAATGGATTGAAGTCCCTGCTGTTACAGTCGAACAAATCCGCGCCACGAAAGCTGCTGGAGGCAGAATTATTGCAGTTGGCACAACAGTAGTACGCTCTTTAGAAGGTGCAGCCCAGTCTGGAGAATTACAACCATTTTGTGGCAAAACCAACTTATTTATTTACCCTGGCTATCAATGGCGGGTAGTAGATGGGTTAATTACTAATTTTCACCTGCCGCGTTCGAGTTTGCTGATGCTGGTGAGTGCTTTAATTGGCAGACCAAGATTATTGCAAATATACCAAGAAGCGATCGCCTCTCGATATCGTTTCTACTCCTTTGGTGATGCTATGCTCATTTTGCCAGAAGGGAGAGAAAAGTATGAAGTATGA
- a CDS encoding YraN family protein has product MANHPPSHYLDIGQLGEDLVTQWLQSTGWLILHRRFSCRWGEIDIIAQYQEVQGGEEGQGRQGGEGGQGEQEGQHSALITQYSTLAFVEVKTRSSGNWDAGGRDAITPQKQAKLWRTAEMFLAQYPDKADYPCRFDVAIVGYQQISKLQTQITSAQDALFSASIGDNKFFLEEYIPAAFDL; this is encoded by the coding sequence ATGGCGAATCATCCTCCATCCCATTATCTCGATATTGGTCAACTAGGTGAAGACTTAGTTACACAATGGTTACAGTCTACAGGTTGGTTGATACTACATCGGCGCTTTTCTTGTCGTTGGGGAGAGATTGATATTATTGCTCAATATCAAGAGGTACAAGGGGGAGAAGAGGGACAAGGGAGACAAGGGGGAGAAGGGGGACAAGGAGAACAAGAGGGACAGCACTCAGCACTTATAACTCAGTACTCTACACTCGCTTTTGTCGAAGTGAAAACCCGCAGTTCAGGAAATTGGGATGCAGGGGGAAGAGACGCTATCACCCCACAAAAACAAGCAAAACTCTGGCGTACAGCAGAAATGTTTTTAGCTCAATATCCAGACAAAGCTGACTATCCCTGTCGTTTTGATGTGGCTATTGTGGGTTATCAGCAAATATCCAAATTACAAACTCAAATTACATCAGCTCAAGATGCTTTATTTAGTGCATCAATAGGGGATAATAAATTTTTTCTGGAAGAATATATTCCAGCAGCCTTTGATTTATAG
- a CDS encoding Lin0512 family protein, whose translation MARKRLVIEMGMGVDQHGQEPTVAAARAVRNAIAHNALPGVWEVAGLNDPNEMIVEVQVAVPYPEQVRTDEVLAVLPFGRKTINVESGGMVVQGRAIPSLNDKNDDMLIAIAAVTVLIETD comes from the coding sequence GTGGCGCGTAAACGCTTAGTAATTGAGATGGGGATGGGTGTAGATCAGCATGGACAGGAACCAACTGTAGCAGCTGCAAGAGCAGTCCGCAATGCGATCGCCCATAATGCTTTACCAGGAGTTTGGGAAGTGGCTGGGTTGAATGATCCCAATGAGATGATTGTAGAAGTGCAAGTAGCAGTACCTTATCCCGAACAAGTGAGAACAGATGAGGTTCTCGCAGTACTACCCTTTGGACGCAAAACGATTAATGTCGAATCTGGCGGAATGGTGGTTCAGGGACGGGCAATTCCTTCTCTCAATGATAAAAATGATGATATGTTAATTGCGATCGCTGCGGTGACAGTCCTTATCGAAACAGACTAA
- a CDS encoding transposase, producing the protein MDWRPQHYEYPKLDGECFQQFLDWLCVQLGGDYAILQVDQAPAHTSSAIRWPENIIPLFQPPSSPELNPIERLWQLLKKPLKNQIFSSLQTLRERIQEIFDQLTFDQVISISSYNFILEALFYAASY; encoded by the coding sequence ATTGACTGGAGACCACAACATTATGAGTACCCAAAACTGGATGGCGAGTGTTTTCAGCAGTTTTTGGACTGGCTCTGTGTGCAATTAGGTGGCGATTACGCTATTTTACAGGTTGACCAAGCCCCTGCTCATACAAGTTCAGCGATTCGTTGGCCGGAGAATATTATTCCTCTGTTTCAACCACCTTCGTCTCCTGAACTTAATCCTATCGAACGACTTTGGCAACTTCTCAAAAAACCACTTAAAAATCAAATTTTCTCTTCTTTACAAACTTTACGCGAGCGCATCCAAGAAATATTTGACCAACTTACATTTGATCAGGTAATTTCTATCTCTTCTTATAACTTTATCCTGGAAGCTCTATTCTATGCAGCTTCATATTAA
- a CDS encoding helix-turn-helix domain-containing protein, protein MSSGNQKEKLQMLWWLKSGQVKEQREIGQRLGRDTSTVTRWLQKYRASGLSGLLEIKKAPGANRKINDEVLAALKQELETGKGFYSYGEMATRQFLDLWCH, encoded by the coding sequence GTGTCGTCAGGAAACCAGAAAGAAAAGTTACAGATGTTGTGGTGGCTCAAAAGTGGGCAAGTTAAGGAACAACGGGAAATAGGGCAACGTTTGGGTAGAGATACATCAACGGTGACAAGATGGTTGCAAAAGTATAGAGCCAGTGGACTGTCTGGCTTGCTAGAAATTAAGAAAGCACCTGGAGCAAACCGAAAAATTAATGATGAGGTACTCGCTGCCCTCAAGCAGGAACTGGAGACAGGGAAAGGTTTTTATAGTTACGGTGAAATGGCCACGAGACAATTTTTGGATTTATGGTGCCATTGA
- a CDS encoding DUF1634 domain-containing protein, with protein MYKYEVNSSFRWHSSASPEAEVAAITLPPAEPDSDIQQLEEQHNSSEINASHIASKTPSEQQLEYILSNLLKYGVLIASSVVLLGGILYLIHHGSEPATYQIFHGEPSEFRSPNGVINAVLSGSRRGIIQLGLLLLIATPILRVIISLLAFTIKRELTYIVVTMLVLASLTYSLVGAYF; from the coding sequence ATGTATAAGTATGAGGTTAATTCTAGTTTTCGTTGGCACTCATCAGCATCACCAGAAGCTGAAGTGGCAGCAATTACCTTACCACCAGCAGAACCAGATTCTGATATTCAACAATTAGAAGAACAACACAATAGCAGTGAGATTAATGCCAGTCATATAGCCAGCAAAACCCCCAGTGAACAGCAATTAGAATATATACTCAGCAATCTTTTAAAGTATGGTGTATTAATAGCTAGTTCTGTTGTTTTGTTAGGCGGCATTTTATATTTAATTCACCACGGTTCAGAGCCTGCGACATATCAAATTTTTCACGGTGAACCATCAGAGTTTCGCTCACCAAATGGTGTAATCAATGCAGTTTTATCTGGTAGCCGTCGCGGAATTATTCAATTAGGATTATTACTATTAATCGCCACCCCAATTTTACGTGTAATTATTTCTTTATTGGCTTTTACTATAAAGCGAGAATTAACTTATATAGTTGTCACTATGTTGGTATTAGCTAGTTTAACTTATAGTTTGGTAGGAGCTTATTTTTAA
- a CDS encoding sulfite exporter TauE/SafE family protein, producing the protein MNILEFSLLVWLGSFSAGFVGALTGLGGGVVIVPLLTSVFGVDIRYAVGASLVSVIATSLGAASTYIKKGYTNLRLGMFLEVATTIGAIIGAMIAVFVSVKMLTIVLAIVLIYSAYLSQRPRIEIDQNQPADPLANYFHLNGTYPTPDGLMSYQVHSVPAGFSVMFVAGILSGLLGIGSGAFKVLAMDQAMRIPFKVSTTTSNFMIGVTAAASAGVYLARGYIDPGLSMPVMLGVLPGAFLGAKVLIGAKTQILRIIFSLVLVVMAFKMVYNSLIGGL; encoded by the coding sequence TTGAACATACTAGAATTTTCTCTATTAGTTTGGCTTGGCTCATTTAGTGCTGGCTTTGTTGGTGCGTTGACGGGTTTAGGTGGCGGAGTTGTTATTGTCCCCCTATTAACTTCAGTCTTTGGCGTAGATATTCGCTACGCTGTTGGTGCTTCATTGGTGTCTGTGATTGCTACTTCCTTGGGTGCAGCCTCAACATATATCAAAAAAGGCTACACCAACTTGCGCTTAGGGATGTTTTTAGAAGTTGCAACCACAATTGGGGCAATTATTGGTGCGATGATTGCGGTGTTTGTCTCAGTAAAAATGCTAACAATTGTTTTGGCGATCGTCTTGATATATTCTGCATATCTTTCACAACGCCCAAGAATTGAAATTGATCAAAATCAACCCGCAGATCCCTTAGCAAATTATTTCCACCTTAATGGTACTTATCCCACTCCAGATGGCTTGATGTCTTACCAAGTTCATTCAGTACCAGCAGGTTTTAGTGTCATGTTTGTTGCTGGAATATTGTCGGGATTACTGGGTATTGGTTCAGGCGCATTCAAGGTACTAGCAATGGATCAAGCCATGCGTATACCTTTTAAAGTTTCAACCACTACTAGCAATTTTATGATTGGTGTCACCGCTGCCGCATCAGCCGGCGTTTATTTAGCCAGGGGTTACATCGATCCGGGATTATCAATGCCGGTAATGTTAGGAGTATTACCTGGCGCTTTTTTAGGAGCAAAAGTACTCATAGGTGCTAAAACACAAATTTTACGAATTATTTTCAGTCTTGTGCTGGTGGTAATGGCTTTTAAAATGGTCTACAACAGTCTAATAGGGGGGCTGTAA
- a CDS encoding cadmium resistance transporter has product MNGLVTTISTGAFAFSATNIDDLVILTLFFSQINARFRRWQIIAGQYLGFTALVMASLPGFFGGLILPRPWIGLFGLVPIAIGIKCLLNQAEDESAAVEPQTETSPDTLLAKLFNLQTYSVAAVTFANGTDNISIYVPLFASASWESLLVILGVFFTLVGCLCYLANKLTNQTAIANLLTRYGNNFMPFVLMGLGAFIVIDSGSLTLLNLS; this is encoded by the coding sequence ATGAACGGGTTAGTTACCACAATTAGTACCGGGGCATTTGCCTTTAGCGCCACAAATATCGACGATTTAGTGATATTAACGCTATTTTTTTCCCAGATTAACGCCAGGTTTCGCCGTTGGCAAATCATTGCCGGACAGTATCTTGGTTTTACCGCACTGGTAATGGCCAGTCTGCCAGGTTTTTTTGGTGGCTTAATCCTACCACGTCCTTGGATTGGATTATTTGGCTTAGTTCCCATTGCTATTGGCATCAAGTGTTTGTTGAATCAAGCAGAAGATGAATCAGCAGCCGTTGAACCCCAAACAGAAACATCACCAGACACTCTTTTAGCCAAATTATTCAATTTACAAACTTACAGTGTCGCCGCGGTGACGTTTGCTAATGGTACTGACAACATTAGTATTTATGTGCCTTTGTTCGCCAGCGCCAGTTGGGAAAGTTTGTTGGTAATTTTGGGTGTGTTTTTCACCTTGGTGGGATGTTTGTGTTACTTAGCTAATAAATTAACTAACCAAACTGCGATCGCTAACTTATTAACTCGTTATGGGAATAATTTTATGCCTTTTGTTCTCATGGGATTAGGCGCTTTTATCGTTATCGATAGTGGTAGCTTAACGTTATTAAATTTATCTTAA
- a CDS encoding APC family permease codes for MNKEISSHQSLHGLKPECLSFTEVLAQSFAVIAPTTIPASNIGLIVALSGSGTWLSFLIGLIGLLFVSININQFASRTASPGSLYSYITKGLGATAGVVCGWSLVLAYLFTGMSVLCGFANFSGVLIGHLGIHPSSITLLAIGAGISWYAAYKDIQLSAVAMLWMEGISIVLIAVLCIIIWAHKGFALDMSQLTLTGATPGSVATGLVLVMFAFSGFESATSLGDEAKNPLRTIPKSVMGSVILAGLFYICTTYIEVLGFNGAGVSITNTEEPLGFLSRQAGVGFLGELVGLGALFSFFACILGSINPASRVFFLMARHGLFHSSLGTAHSANKTPHVAVTMCSLMTFLVPAGMSLFNIKLFECMGYLGAICSYGFLSVYILISIAAPVYLYKIKQLRRRDIVFSILGVGFMMIPVLGSVGIPGSSLFPVPEAPYDAFPYLFLMYIVATSGWFIVKRRRSPHLVAGMHRGIEEIHARFSDRSKIP; via the coding sequence ATGAACAAGGAAATTTCTTCTCATCAGAGTCTTCATGGTTTAAAGCCAGAATGTCTTTCTTTTACGGAAGTTCTAGCGCAATCTTTTGCGGTAATTGCACCAACAACAATACCCGCATCTAATATTGGCTTAATCGTTGCACTTTCCGGAAGCGGCACCTGGCTCAGTTTTTTGATTGGCTTAATTGGACTATTATTTGTCAGTATTAATATCAATCAATTTGCTAGTCGAACAGCATCTCCAGGTTCACTTTATTCCTACATCACCAAAGGTTTAGGTGCGACAGCAGGAGTAGTTTGTGGCTGGAGTTTAGTACTGGCTTATTTATTCACTGGGATGTCTGTTCTTTGCGGTTTTGCCAATTTTAGTGGTGTTTTAATTGGGCATTTGGGCATTCATCCTTCAAGTATTACATTACTGGCGATCGGTGCAGGAATTTCTTGGTATGCCGCTTATAAAGATATCCAACTTTCTGCTGTCGCTATGCTGTGGATGGAAGGTATATCAATTGTTTTAATTGCTGTGTTGTGCATAATTATCTGGGCGCACAAAGGTTTTGCGTTGGATATGTCCCAGTTAACTTTGACTGGTGCGACTCCAGGTAGCGTAGCTACAGGACTGGTTTTGGTGATGTTTGCGTTCTCTGGCTTTGAAAGTGCGACATCTTTGGGTGATGAAGCCAAAAATCCTCTGCGAACCATCCCAAAATCGGTAATGGGTAGTGTGATTTTAGCTGGGTTGTTTTATATTTGCACAACTTATATAGAAGTGTTGGGATTCAACGGCGCTGGCGTATCTATTACCAACACAGAAGAACCTTTGGGTTTTTTATCCCGACAGGCGGGAGTAGGTTTCTTGGGTGAATTAGTAGGTTTAGGTGCGTTATTTAGCTTCTTTGCTTGCATTTTAGGCAGCATTAACCCCGCCTCTAGAGTCTTCTTTTTGATGGCGCGTCATGGTTTATTTCATTCATCTTTAGGTACGGCGCACTCAGCGAATAAAACACCTCATGTTGCAGTCACAATGTGTTCTTTGATGACATTCCTCGTGCCGGCGGGGATGTCATTATTTAATATCAAATTATTCGAGTGTATGGGATACTTGGGGGCTATTTGTAGCTATGGGTTCTTGAGTGTCTATATCTTGATTTCTATTGCTGCACCTGTTTATCTGTATAAAATCAAGCAACTGCGCCGCCGAGATATCGTGTTTTCTATTCTTGGCGTTGGCTTTATGATGATTCCGGTTTTGGGTAGTGTCGGCATCCCTGGTAGCAGCCTCTTCCCAGTTCCTGAAGCACCTTATGATGCTTTTCCCTATTTATTTTTGATGTACATAGTCGCTACGAGTGGCTGGTTCATTGTCAAAAGAAGACGTTCTCCCCATTTAGTTGCAGGAATGCACCGAGGAATTGAAGAAATTCACGCCCGATTTAGCGATCGCAGCAAAATTCCTTAA
- a CDS encoding phosphatase PAP2 family protein gives MDAEKKTPVSFIKNLLVARWRSLLLLFLGVYLPLQIFQVLAVQVWQYQVGFPWDVPILLAVHSTANPQLDTLAVVLTKLGSFWTVLPILTTIALILLWQKRWRSLVYLLITALGSAFINRTAKELWHRLRPDLWKSLAPELDFAFPSGHAMTSTTLAIIVLILAWQSSWRWLAWIVGSLYVLTIAWTRLYLGVHFPSDILAGWMVAIAWGTGVSMIIKPHLVKTVPVPGVQPAAETTLLPEEQEKLAANE, from the coding sequence ATGGATGCAGAGAAAAAAACACCTGTTTCTTTTATCAAGAATCTGCTGGTTGCCCGTTGGCGATCGCTTTTACTCCTATTTCTTGGAGTATATTTACCATTGCAGATATTTCAAGTTTTGGCAGTCCAAGTTTGGCAATATCAAGTTGGCTTCCCTTGGGATGTGCCGATTTTGTTAGCAGTTCACTCTACAGCCAACCCCCAGTTAGATACTCTGGCGGTGGTGCTGACTAAGTTAGGCTCGTTTTGGACTGTTCTGCCGATTTTAACTACAATTGCCCTGATATTACTCTGGCAGAAACGCTGGCGATCGCTAGTTTACTTGCTCATCACTGCCTTGGGAAGCGCCTTCATCAACCGCACAGCCAAAGAATTATGGCATCGTCTCCGCCCAGATTTGTGGAAATCTCTTGCACCAGAGTTAGATTTTGCCTTTCCTAGCGGCCATGCCATGACGAGTACTACTCTGGCTATCATCGTGTTGATTTTAGCTTGGCAGAGTTCTTGGCGCTGGTTGGCGTGGATTGTTGGTAGCCTGTATGTATTAACTATTGCCTGGACACGCCTGTATTTAGGTGTTCACTTTCCTAGTGATATTCTCGCAGGTTGGATGGTGGCGATCGCTTGGGGAACTGGTGTGAGTATGATTATTAAACCCCATCTGGTGAAAACTGTACCTGTCCCTGGTGTGCAGCCTGCTGCGGAAACTACTTTACTCCCAGAAGAACAGGAAAAGTTAGCCGCTAATGAGTGA